From one Rhizobium rosettiformans genomic stretch:
- a CDS encoding fatty acid desaturase: MSAAFDYRDDQIVEDESPDAKAWLKIVNTYRKPDLTRSSFELGVTLVPFVLLWLGAWASFEYAFWPGLVLVVPAAAFLLRLFIIQHDCGHGAFFARRSVDDWTGRLLGVLTFTPYDYWRRAHAEHHATAGNLEERGVGDITTLTVAEYKALSPMGRLGYRLYRNPVVLFGIGPIWVFLLKQRLPFGMMKDGALPWVSTMATNVGMVIMAALMIWLAGLDAFLIVHLPIVLLAGALGIWLFYVQHQFEDTHWSNPPEWQFQHAALHGASHYDLPWGLRWLTGHIGVHHVHHLSSKIPFYRLPEVLRDHPELKSISRITLKESFACVKLVLWDEARGRLVSFREARRMAVAA; the protein is encoded by the coding sequence GAGTCCCCTGACGCCAAGGCCTGGCTGAAAATCGTCAATACCTATCGCAAACCGGACCTGACGCGCTCGAGCTTCGAGCTCGGCGTCACGCTCGTGCCCTTCGTCCTGCTCTGGCTCGGTGCGTGGGCAAGCTTCGAATACGCCTTCTGGCCGGGCCTCGTGCTCGTCGTGCCGGCAGCAGCCTTCCTGCTGCGCCTGTTCATCATCCAGCATGACTGCGGCCACGGCGCCTTCTTCGCCCGTCGCTCGGTGGACGATTGGACCGGTCGCCTGCTCGGTGTCCTGACATTCACGCCCTACGACTACTGGCGTCGCGCTCACGCCGAACACCATGCGACCGCCGGCAATCTGGAAGAACGCGGCGTCGGCGACATCACCACGCTGACGGTTGCCGAATACAAGGCCCTGTCCCCGATGGGCCGCCTCGGCTACCGCCTCTATCGCAATCCGGTCGTGCTCTTCGGCATCGGCCCGATCTGGGTCTTCCTCCTGAAGCAGCGTCTGCCCTTCGGCATGATGAAGGATGGCGCTCTGCCCTGGGTCTCCACCATGGCAACGAATGTCGGCATGGTGATCATGGCGGCACTGATGATCTGGCTTGCCGGCCTTGATGCCTTCCTGATCGTGCATCTGCCGATCGTGCTGCTCGCCGGCGCATTGGGCATCTGGCTCTTCTATGTCCAGCACCAGTTCGAGGACACCCACTGGTCCAACCCGCCGGAATGGCAGTTCCAGCACGCAGCGCTCCACGGCGCCTCGCATTACGATCTGCCTTGGGGCCTGCGCTGGCTGACCGGCCATATCGGCGTGCATCACGTGCATCACCTGTCGAGCAAGATCCCCTTCTACCGCCTCCCGGAAGTTCTGCGCGACCATCCGGAGTTGAAGTCGATCAGCCGCATCACCTTGAAGGAAAGCTTCGCCTGCGTGAAGCTCGTGTTGTGGGACGAAGCCCGCGGCCGCCTTGTGTCCTTCCGCGAAGCCCGCCGGATGGCTGTGGCCGCCTGA
- a CDS encoding helix-turn-helix transcriptional regulator: MRKASRLFEIIQILRLADHPITAQQIAEKLEVTQRSIYRDIAALQAMRVPIEGERGIGYILRPGFHLPPLMFTAEETEAIVLGMALTKRTADPELREASARVMDKIAAAVPGPLREAIVSRSLYAWGRVAETPEAIDFSMIRRAIRDEEKLDIDYVNEQQQATTRRIRPIAVIHYAEAEVVVGWCELRQGIRNFRVDRIRDCRATGVHFRREGDRLRKLWVAGWETGTKS; encoded by the coding sequence ATGCGCAAGGCTTCCCGGCTGTTCGAGATCATCCAGATCTTGAGGCTCGCCGACCACCCGATAACGGCGCAGCAGATTGCCGAAAAACTGGAGGTCACGCAGCGGTCGATCTACCGCGATATCGCCGCCCTTCAGGCGATGCGCGTGCCGATCGAAGGAGAGCGCGGGATCGGCTATATCCTCAGGCCCGGCTTTCACCTGCCGCCGTTGATGTTCACGGCCGAGGAGACGGAAGCCATCGTGCTTGGCATGGCGCTCACGAAGCGCACGGCGGACCCCGAGCTGCGCGAGGCCTCGGCGCGGGTGATGGACAAGATCGCGGCGGCTGTGCCGGGACCGTTGCGCGAGGCGATCGTCTCACGCTCGCTCTATGCCTGGGGGCGGGTGGCGGAAACTCCTGAAGCGATCGACTTCTCGATGATCCGTCGGGCGATCCGCGACGAGGAAAAGCTCGATATCGACTATGTCAACGAGCAGCAGCAGGCGACGACGCGGCGGATCCGGCCGATCGCCGTCATCCATTATGCCGAGGCCGAAGTCGTCGTCGGCTGGTGCGAATTGCGCCAAGGCATCCGCAATTTCCGGGTCGATCGGATCAGGGACTGCCGCGCGACGGGGGTGCATTTCCGGCGTGAGGGCGACAGGCTGCGCAAGCTTTGGGTGGCGGGCTGGGAGACGGGTACGAAAAGCTAA
- a CDS encoding LysE family translocator — protein sequence MTYAENLWLFTLLLAGIITVPGMDMIFVMANTLTGGRRAGVAATSGIMLGGVFHTLFGTVAVTALSTLVPQLAGPMLVIGSAYMIWIGYTLAKSAIVIDGIEASKLHRSARIFTQGLITCLLNPKAWLFILAVYPQFMRPEYGPFWRQALVMGALTLLLQATVYGGLALAAAKGRDALTSIPQVTIWIGRAAGWLLVAVAVLMLVEGWRSW from the coding sequence ATGACCTACGCCGAAAACCTCTGGCTCTTCACGCTGCTTCTAGCCGGCATCATCACCGTGCCCGGCATGGACATGATCTTCGTCATGGCCAATACCCTGACCGGCGGGCGCCGGGCCGGCGTGGCGGCAACTTCGGGCATCATGTTGGGTGGCGTCTTCCACACCCTCTTCGGCACAGTTGCCGTTACGGCCCTCTCGACGCTAGTGCCGCAGCTTGCCGGCCCCATGCTGGTAATCGGCTCCGCCTACATGATCTGGATCGGCTACACGCTCGCCAAAAGCGCCATCGTCATCGACGGTATCGAGGCGTCAAAACTGCACCGCTCGGCCCGCATCTTCACCCAGGGCCTGATTACCTGCCTGCTGAACCCGAAAGCCTGGCTCTTCATCCTCGCCGTCTACCCGCAATTCATGCGCCCCGAGTACGGCCCATTCTGGCGCCAAGCGCTGGTCATGGGCGCGCTCACACTGCTGCTCCAGGCAACCGTCTACGGCGGTCTCGCGCTCGCCGCCGCCAAAGGAAGAGATGCGCTGACCTCGATACCGCAGGTGACCATATGGATCGGCCGCGCCGCCGGCTGGCTGCTGGTCGCGGTGGCGGTGCTGATGCTGGTGGAGGGGTGGAGGAGTTGGTGA
- a CDS encoding GNAT family N-acetyltransferase, with the protein MLVDEGRPNQDAISIAQETPRQAGVIRLLELSNAYAASLYPGESNHMVPLNELEEAKVSFFVARSGEAILGCAALVGHDDGSAEIKRMFVDEAARGLKLGKQLLQALEERALQRNMSVIRLETGIYQPEAIGLYRKAGYREIPPFGAYQPDPLSLFMEKRLNG; encoded by the coding sequence ATGCTTGTCGATGAGGGCCGCCCCAATCAGGATGCCATTTCGATTGCCCAGGAGACGCCGCGCCAAGCAGGTGTGATCCGACTGCTTGAGCTGTCAAACGCCTATGCGGCTTCGCTCTATCCAGGCGAAAGCAACCACATGGTTCCGCTTAACGAACTTGAGGAGGCCAAAGTCTCCTTCTTCGTCGCACGCTCCGGCGAGGCGATACTTGGTTGCGCCGCCCTTGTCGGTCATGACGATGGCAGCGCCGAGATCAAGCGGATGTTCGTCGATGAAGCCGCTCGTGGGCTGAAGCTCGGCAAACAATTGCTGCAGGCGCTGGAGGAAAGGGCGTTGCAGCGCAACATGTCGGTCATTCGGCTTGAAACGGGGATCTATCAGCCCGAGGCGATCGGGCTTTACCGAAAGGCGGGTTATCGGGAGATCCCGCCCTTTGGCGCCTACCAGCCCGATCCGTTGAGCCTGTTCATGGAGAAGCGACTGAACGGTTGA
- a CDS encoding BrnA antitoxin family protein codes for MSGKFSSKRPLTDEEEAEIQAMIASDPDNPEITEEELKEFRPFREVFPDLAEAIDRKLGRPKAESPKKAISIRLDQEVIDRFKATGDGWQSRMNEALRKAVGL; via the coding sequence ATGAGCGGGAAGTTTTCGTCCAAGAGACCGCTGACAGATGAAGAAGAGGCGGAGATCCAGGCGATGATCGCGTCCGATCCCGACAATCCGGAAATCACAGAAGAAGAGTTGAAAGAGTTCCGCCCCTTCCGTGAGGTCTTTCCGGATCTCGCCGAGGCAATAGACCGCAAGCTCGGCCGGCCGAAGGCAGAGAGCCCAAAAAAGGCGATCAGCATCCGGCTCGATCAGGAGGTGATCGACCGCTTCAAGGCAACAGGCGACGGCTGGCAGTCGCGGATGAACGAGGCCTTGCGCAAGGCGGTGGGGCTGTGA
- a CDS encoding BrnT family toxin: MIIVWDEPKRLQNLAKHGLDFAELDERFFVGASIRPAKSGRTIAIGELNGRIVVAVIYMPLGPEALSIISMRAASRRERSLI; encoded by the coding sequence ATGATCATCGTCTGGGACGAACCGAAGCGGCTGCAGAATCTGGCAAAGCACGGCCTCGACTTTGCCGAGCTCGATGAGCGCTTCTTCGTCGGTGCCAGCATCCGTCCGGCAAAATCGGGCCGGACTATCGCGATCGGTGAGCTGAACGGTCGTATCGTTGTTGCAGTGATCTATATGCCTTTGGGCCCCGAAGCGCTGTCGATCATTTCCATGCGCGCGGCCAGCCGGCGGGAGAGGAGCCTCATATGA
- a CDS encoding YnfA family protein: MTLLIYPLAALAEIAGCFAFWAWLKLDRSPLWLVPGLVSLSLFAWLLTLVPSDAAGRAYAAYGGVYIAASLAWLWLIEGQRPDRFDLTGAAICLVGAAVILLPQRG; the protein is encoded by the coding sequence ATGACCCTGCTGATCTATCCCCTCGCCGCGCTTGCCGAAATCGCCGGATGCTTCGCCTTCTGGGCCTGGCTGAAACTCGACCGCTCGCCGCTCTGGCTCGTGCCCGGCCTTGTCTCGCTCTCCCTCTTCGCCTGGCTGTTGACGCTCGTGCCCTCAGACGCGGCGGGACGGGCCTATGCGGCCTATGGCGGTGTCTATATCGCCGCATCACTCGCCTGGCTCTGGCTGATCGAGGGGCAGCGGCCGGATCGCTTCGACCTCACGGGTGCTGCAATCTGCCTTGTCGGGGCAGCCGTGATCCTGCTCCCGCAGCGGGGCTGA
- a CDS encoding EAL domain-containing protein, with protein MDSSLDHVVLVNNAKRALERGRFELTYQPIYSVDQREVDSVETLLRWRVAPGRLAAAQDFRSVFRDPMLSLSIRDFVLTTTLRQAARWRAEGHDMGRISVNATAFDLCAGDFALRLTDMVQGFGLTPDMLEIEVAEPAFYGPLAKSVSLALEALHYCGFSLAMDNFGATHAGLAALRNHSFRRLKIDHSLMRSALTNAVDKAIVRHVIALGHDLGMIVTAAGVENEDQMEIAVQLGFDSVQGFFVCFPKEAELLPRVCHVLNLQGRTG; from the coding sequence TTGGACAGCAGTCTGGATCACGTCGTTCTGGTCAACAATGCAAAGCGCGCGCTGGAACGCGGACGCTTCGAGCTCACCTATCAGCCGATTTACTCCGTCGATCAACGGGAAGTGGACAGTGTCGAAACACTGCTGCGCTGGCGCGTTGCGCCGGGCCGGCTGGCGGCCGCGCAGGATTTCCGCTCGGTGTTCCGGGATCCCATGCTGTCGCTGTCGATCCGCGACTTCGTGCTGACGACGACGCTGCGCCAGGCGGCGCGCTGGCGGGCCGAGGGCCACGACATGGGGCGCATCAGCGTCAATGCCACGGCCTTCGACCTTTGTGCCGGCGACTTTGCCCTGCGGCTCACCGACATGGTGCAGGGCTTCGGCCTCACTCCCGACATGCTGGAGATCGAGGTGGCGGAGCCGGCCTTCTATGGACCGCTGGCAAAGTCTGTAAGCCTTGCGCTCGAAGCCTTGCACTATTGCGGCTTTTCGCTCGCCATGGACAATTTCGGCGCGACCCATGCCGGGCTTGCCGCGCTGCGCAACCATAGCTTCCGGCGCCTGAAGATCGACCACTCGCTGATGCGCAGCGCGCTTACCAATGCCGTCGACAAGGCGATCGTGCGCCATGTGATCGCACTTGGCCATGATCTCGGCATGATCGTCACGGCAGCGGGCGTTGAGAACGAAGACCAGATGGAAATCGCCGTGCAGCTTGGCTTTGATAGCGTGCAGGGCTTCTTCGTCTGCTTCCCGAAGGAAGCCGAGCTTCTGCCTCGCGTCTGTCACGTATTGAACCTGCAAGGCCGCACCGGCTGA
- a CDS encoding helicase HerA-like C-terminal domain-containing protein, with amino-acid sequence MLQEGSLYLGTSRNPDDSLNKAEYLALKYGNRHGIITGATGTGKTVTLQVLAESFSEAGVPVFASDIKGDLSGLAAMGEPKDWITQRAEQIGFTDYAPAEFPVIFWDLYGEKGHRVRTTVAEMGPLLLSRLMNASEAQEGALNIAFKIADQGGLPLMDFKDLQALLNYMAEHATELSSQFGLISKASIATLQRGLLILEQQGAENFFGEPALKVADIMRTTHDGRGAISILAADKLMMNPRLYATFLLWLLSELFEELPEVGDLDKPKLVFFFDEAHLLFNDAPKVLIERVEQVVRLIRSKGVGVYFVTQNPLDVPETVLAQLGNRVQHALRAYTPREQKAVKTAADTFRPNPAFDCAEAITQLGIGEALVSTLEAKGIPSMVERTLIRPPSAKVGPIDDATRQKVMNLSPVAGQYDIDLDSESAYEILLARAKKAADAEAARRAEEEKAKGGDSAAGRWTLPGFGDEPEETQNSRKTTTTKRSGGYQRETVIEAAMKSAARSVATSVGRALVRGILGSLRR; translated from the coding sequence ATGCTGCAAGAAGGTTCGCTTTATCTCGGCACCAGCCGCAACCCGGACGACAGCCTGAACAAGGCGGAATATCTGGCGCTGAAATACGGCAACCGCCACGGCATCATCACCGGCGCGACCGGCACCGGCAAGACCGTGACGCTGCAGGTGCTGGCCGAGAGCTTCTCCGAGGCCGGCGTTCCCGTCTTTGCCTCCGACATCAAGGGCGACCTTTCCGGCCTTGCCGCCATGGGCGAGCCGAAGGACTGGATCACCCAGCGGGCGGAGCAGATCGGCTTTACCGATTATGCACCGGCCGAATTCCCCGTCATCTTCTGGGATCTCTATGGCGAAAAGGGTCATCGCGTTCGCACCACGGTGGCCGAGATGGGACCGCTGCTCTTGTCGCGGCTGATGAATGCATCGGAAGCGCAGGAAGGCGCGCTCAACATCGCCTTCAAGATCGCCGATCAGGGCGGACTGCCGCTGATGGATTTCAAGGACCTGCAGGCGCTCCTCAATTACATGGCCGAGCATGCGACCGAGCTTTCGAGCCAGTTCGGGCTCATCTCCAAGGCGTCGATCGCGACCTTGCAGCGCGGCCTTTTGATTCTCGAGCAGCAGGGGGCGGAGAACTTCTTCGGCGAGCCGGCGCTCAAGGTGGCCGACATCATGCGCACGACGCATGACGGACGCGGCGCGATCTCGATCCTGGCCGCCGATAAGCTGATGATGAACCCGCGTCTTTACGCGACCTTCCTGCTCTGGCTGCTCTCGGAACTCTTCGAAGAGCTGCCGGAGGTGGGCGATCTCGACAAGCCGAAGCTGGTCTTCTTCTTCGACGAGGCGCATCTCTTGTTCAATGACGCGCCGAAGGTTCTGATCGAACGGGTCGAGCAGGTGGTGCGGCTCATTCGCTCCAAGGGGGTCGGGGTCTATTTCGTCACGCAGAACCCGCTCGACGTGCCGGAAACCGTGCTCGCCCAGCTCGGCAACCGCGTACAGCATGCGCTTCGCGCTTATACGCCGCGCGAGCAGAAGGCGGTAAAGACGGCAGCGGATACCTTCCGTCCCAACCCGGCCTTCGATTGCGCAGAGGCCATCACCCAGCTCGGCATCGGCGAGGCGCTGGTGTCGACGCTGGAGGCCAAGGGCATTCCCTCCATGGTCGAGCGCACGCTGATCCGGCCGCCATCTGCCAAGGTGGGACCGATCGACGATGCAACGCGGCAGAAGGTGATGAACCTTTCGCCCGTCGCCGGGCAATACGACATCGATCTCGATTCGGAATCGGCCTACGAGATCCTCTTGGCACGGGCGAAGAAGGCCGCAGACGCGGAGGCTGCCCGGCGCGCGGAGGAGGAGAAGGCCAAGGGCGGCGACAGCGCGGCTGGTCGATGGACGCTGCCCGGCTTCGGCGACGAGCCCGAAGAGACGCAAAACAGCCGCAAGACGACAACGACGAAACGATCCGGCGGCTATCAGCGCGAGACGGTGATCGAGGCCGCCATGAAAAGTGCGGCACGCTCGGTTGCGACCTCGGTTGGCCGCGCCCTGGTTCGCGGGATCCTGGGAAGTCTTCGCCGGTGA
- a CDS encoding DUF937 domain-containing protein, with protein MSEIVTRIADNVGISQEKAETALGMMLGFLQREAADGPVARMIEAIPGAAELVAKHNGEGAGGGGLLGGLMSAIGGGGIMGLGQQLMSQGLGMGEISTLAKETMAVAREYAGADVVDEVVASVPGLSQFV; from the coding sequence ATGAGCGAAATCGTCACCCGCATCGCCGACAATGTCGGCATTTCCCAGGAAAAGGCCGAAACCGCGCTTGGCATGATGCTCGGCTTCCTGCAGCGCGAAGCAGCCGACGGCCCGGTCGCCCGCATGATCGAAGCGATCCCCGGTGCCGCTGAACTGGTCGCCAAGCACAATGGCGAAGGTGCCGGCGGTGGCGGTCTGCTTGGCGGCCTGATGAGCGCCATCGGCGGCGGCGGCATCATGGGCCTCGGCCAGCAGCTGATGTCCCAAGGCCTCGGCATGGGCGAAATCTCCACCCTCGCCAAGGAAACCATGGCCGTCGCCCGCGAATATGCCGGCGCCGACGTAGTCGACGAAGTCGTCGCCTCGGTCCCGGGCTTGAGCCAGTTCGTCTGA
- a CDS encoding methyl-accepting chemotaxis protein: MLSNYLNANKLADDMRAISTAQAMISFSPDGTILHANENFLKTLGYSLQEIVGKHHRMFCEEAIRTSPDYQRFWSELAAGRFQSGQFRRQSKAGDDVWIEATYNPVFSGGRVVRILKIASDITASKIASLHDGNRLRAIDQSQAIIEFEIDGTIVQANDNFLKAMGYDAAEIVGKHHRMFCDPAYGETAEYAQFWERLRAGEFISSNFVRYGKGGREVWIQAAYTPVFNSRGKVYKVIKVATDISPRMRAVKIIGQAIKRLADGDLTVRLNEPLDAVLEATRLDVNTAAQALDETMTGIVRAAQALSENAAVISDVSNSIAANGERQAATVEETAAALEEINRTVKDTTTRTLATTRLVSETRANAEASGTVVTQATTAMDEIAGSSREIENIIGVIDEIAFQTNLLALNAGVEAARAGEAGKGFAVVAQEVRELAQRSASAAKDIKGLIAKSANAVSHGVALVDQTGQALESIVNQVQEIDGNVDAISVSARDQAQGIGEINSSIGMLDKVTQQSAATVEEASAAASSLADGARDLYGLVSRFQTSALKPGQVQHAMGRAA, translated from the coding sequence ATGCTGTCGAACTACCTGAACGCGAATAAGCTTGCCGATGACATGAGAGCAATTTCCACGGCGCAGGCGATGATCTCGTTTTCGCCCGACGGCACCATCCTTCACGCCAACGAGAATTTTTTGAAGACGCTGGGCTACAGCCTTCAGGAGATCGTCGGCAAGCATCACCGCATGTTCTGCGAGGAAGCGATCCGCACGTCTCCGGACTATCAGCGCTTCTGGTCAGAGCTTGCGGCCGGTCGCTTCCAGAGCGGCCAGTTCCGCCGCCAGAGCAAGGCGGGCGACGATGTCTGGATCGAGGCCACCTACAACCCGGTCTTCAGCGGCGGCCGCGTGGTCCGCATCCTGAAGATCGCCTCCGACATCACGGCAAGCAAGATCGCCTCCCTGCATGACGGCAACCGCCTGCGCGCGATCGATCAGTCGCAGGCGATCATCGAGTTCGAGATCGACGGCACCATCGTCCAGGCCAATGACAACTTCCTGAAAGCCATGGGATATGACGCAGCCGAGATTGTCGGCAAACATCACCGCATGTTCTGCGATCCGGCCTATGGTGAAACCGCCGAATATGCCCAGTTCTGGGAGCGGCTGCGCGCCGGTGAGTTCATCTCGTCCAATTTCGTCCGCTACGGCAAGGGCGGCCGCGAGGTCTGGATCCAGGCCGCCTACACGCCCGTCTTCAATTCGCGTGGCAAGGTCTACAAGGTGATCAAGGTCGCCACGGACATCAGCCCGCGCATGCGGGCAGTCAAGATCATCGGCCAGGCCATCAAGCGCCTTGCCGATGGCGACCTCACCGTGCGTCTGAACGAGCCGCTCGATGCCGTCCTGGAAGCGACAAGGCTCGACGTCAACACCGCAGCCCAGGCGCTCGATGAAACCATGACCGGCATCGTCCGGGCCGCCCAGGCGCTGTCGGAAAATGCTGCCGTGATTAGCGACGTCTCCAACAGCATCGCTGCAAACGGTGAACGCCAGGCCGCGACCGTCGAGGAAACGGCGGCAGCTCTCGAAGAGATCAACCGCACGGTCAAGGACACGACGACCCGCACGCTTGCCACCACCCGCCTCGTCAGCGAGACCCGCGCCAATGCCGAAGCTTCCGGCACCGTCGTCACCCAGGCGACGACGGCCATGGACGAGATCGCCGGCTCCTCGCGCGAGATCGAAAACATCATCGGCGTGATCGACGAGATCGCCTTCCAGACCAACCTTCTGGCGCTCAATGCCGGTGTCGAGGCAGCAAGAGCAGGCGAGGCCGGCAAGGGTTTTGCCGTCGTTGCCCAGGAAGTTCGCGAACTCGCCCAACGCTCGGCAAGTGCCGCGAAGGACATCAAGGGCCTGATCGCCAAGTCGGCGAATGCCGTCAGCCACGGCGTCGCCCTGGTCGATCAGACCGGCCAAGCGCTGGAATCGATCGTCAATCAGGTTCAGGAAATCGACGGCAATGTCGATGCCATCTCAGTCTCTGCCCGCGATCAGGCGCAGGGCATCGGTGAGATCAACAGCTCGATCGGAATGCTCGACAAGGTCACGCAACAAAGTGCGGCGACCGTCGAAGAGGCAAGTGCCGCTGCAAGCTCGCTCGCCGATGGCGCCCGCGATCTCTACGGCCTCGTCTCCCGCTTCCAGACATCGGCACTGAAGCCCGGCCAGGTGCAGCACGCGATGGGCAGGGCGGCCTGA
- a CDS encoding LacI family DNA-binding transcriptional regulator: MSGKTPQKHLKAEAMRPPFPLKDIALQSGLSLATVDRALHGRGHVAKATALRIEAAIAELERQYAEARIAGRRLIIDVVMETPQRFSNAVRAAFDAELPGMRPASLSARFHVAETMEERDLLAILKRIRRRGSHGVVVKVPSTPAIAAMAAELMASGIPVVTLVTDLPGNVRQGYVGMDNRVAGATAAYLMARMAGPAGGKVLVTLSSARFSGEEERERGFRAALQKDAPHLGAVTISEGFGVDRTTEQLVKTALVSHPEIRAVYSIGGGNRAILRAFAEERRRIDVFAAHDLDADNRALLAEGRLTFVIHHDLRQDARSACQMVMAHHRMLPRDFQVAPSRVAIATPHEVM; this comes from the coding sequence ATGAGCGGCAAAACACCTCAAAAACACCTCAAGGCCGAAGCCATGCGCCCGCCCTTCCCGCTCAAGGACATTGCCCTGCAATCGGGCCTCAGTCTCGCCACCGTCGATCGGGCGCTGCACGGACGTGGGCATGTGGCGAAGGCAACCGCACTTCGCATCGAGGCGGCGATCGCCGAACTCGAGCGGCAATATGCCGAGGCACGCATCGCGGGGCGGCGCCTCATCATCGACGTCGTCATGGAAACGCCGCAGCGATTTTCGAATGCCGTGCGCGCGGCCTTTGACGCCGAGCTGCCGGGCATGCGGCCGGCTTCGCTCTCGGCGCGCTTTCATGTGGCCGAGACAATGGAGGAACGCGATCTTCTTGCCATCCTCAAGCGAATCCGCCGGCGCGGCAGCCATGGCGTCGTCGTCAAGGTGCCCTCGACGCCGGCGATCGCGGCGATGGCAGCCGAGTTGATGGCGAGCGGCATTCCTGTGGTGACGTTGGTGACCGATCTGCCTGGCAATGTGCGGCAGGGTTACGTCGGTATGGACAACCGGGTGGCGGGGGCAACGGCGGCCTATCTCATGGCGCGCATGGCGGGGCCGGCCGGCGGCAAGGTGCTCGTAACGCTGTCGAGCGCCCGCTTTTCCGGCGAAGAGGAGCGCGAGCGCGGCTTTCGGGCCGCCCTGCAAAAGGATGCGCCGCATCTGGGCGCCGTGACGATTTCCGAAGGGTTCGGCGTCGATCGCACGACCGAGCAGCTGGTGAAGACGGCGCTGGTCAGCCATCCCGAGATCCGCGCGGTCTATTCGATCGGTGGTGGCAACCGGGCGATCCTGCGCGCGTTCGCCGAGGAGCGGCGCCGGATCGATGTCTTTGCCGCCCATGATCTCGATGCAGACAATCGCGCGCTTTTGGCGGAGGGTCGCCTCACCTTCGTCATCCATCACGACCTGCGCCAGGACGCCCGCAGCGCCTGCCAGATGGTCATGGCCCATCACCGCATGCTGCCCCGGGATTTCCAGGTGGCACCGTCGCGGGTGGCGATTGCCACGCCGCATGAGGTGATGTGA
- a CDS encoding phytanoyl-CoA dioxygenase family protein, whose product MDQRTLTSRRRDKVWLDSEAGDIEAFKALVAQKTRREDWPLSAGVEKNVLLYDGSNVRDIARDPEGRRDLMAEWVEAFSTGPGVIVIKNAIADLAVVDRATEVFNAIVQAEKEGGKAAADHFAKPGANDRIWNSLQKHALADPDNFARYYASDAIAMASEAWLGRGYQMTAQMNRVNPGGKAQVPHRDYHLGFMSPEQMQAYPGHIHAVSPLLTLQGAVAHCDMPVESGPTLFLPYSQSFFEGYLAFGRPDFQAVFAESHVQLPLSKGDAVFFNPALMHGAGNNVSTDIWRMANLLQVSSAFGRAMESVDRDAMCKAVYPALFAAHRTGTLTSAEIANAIAATAEGYAFPTNLDSDPPVGGLAPKTQNTMMAEALEAGMEPEAFAALVEIQAAKRRA is encoded by the coding sequence ATGGACCAGAGAACATTGACCAGCCGTCGCCGCGACAAGGTCTGGCTCGACAGTGAGGCCGGTGACATCGAGGCCTTCAAGGCGCTGGTGGCGCAGAAGACCAGGCGCGAAGACTGGCCATTGTCAGCCGGCGTCGAGAAGAACGTGCTCCTCTATGATGGATCGAACGTGCGCGACATCGCCCGCGACCCGGAGGGCCGTCGCGACTTGATGGCAGAATGGGTCGAAGCCTTCTCGACCGGCCCCGGCGTCATCGTCATTAAAAATGCCATTGCCGATCTTGCGGTCGTCGATCGTGCCACCGAGGTCTTCAACGCCATCGTCCAGGCCGAGAAGGAAGGCGGCAAGGCGGCCGCCGACCATTTCGCCAAGCCCGGCGCCAATGACCGCATCTGGAACTCCCTGCAGAAACACGCGCTCGCCGACCCCGACAACTTCGCCCGCTACTATGCCTCCGACGCGATCGCCATGGCCTCGGAAGCCTGGCTCGGCCGTGGCTACCAGATGACGGCGCAGATGAACCGGGTGAACCCCGGCGGCAAGGCGCAGGTCCCGCATCGCGATTATCACCTCGGCTTCATGTCGCCGGAACAGATGCAGGCCTATCCCGGCCACATCCACGCCGTGTCGCCGCTGCTCACCCTGCAGGGCGCGGTCGCCCATTGCGACATGCCGGTCGAGAGCGGCCCGACGCTCTTCCTGCCCTATTCGCAGAGCTTCTTTGAAGGTTACCTCGCCTTCGGCCGTCCTGACTTCCAGGCCGTCTTTGCCGAGAGCCACGTGCAGCTGCCGCTGTCGAAGGGCGACGCCGTCTTCTTCAATCCGGCCCTGATGCACGGCGCCGGCAACAACGTGTCGACCGATATCTGGCGCATGGCAAACCTCCTGCAGGTCTCCTCAGCCTTCGGCCGTGCCATGGAAAGCGTCGACCGCGACGCCATGTGCAAGGCGGTCTATCCGGCGCTATTCGCGGCCCACAGGACGGGCACGCTGACTTCGGCCGAAATCGCCAATGCCATTGCGGCCACCGCGGAAGGTTATGCCTTCCCGACCAATCTCGACAGCGATCCGCCGGTCGGTGGCCTTGCGCCGAAGACGCAGAACACCATGATGGCGGAAGCGCTCGAGGCGGGCATGGAGCCGGAGGCCTTCGCAGCGCTCGTCGAGATACAGGCTGCCAAGCGCAGGGCATGA